A single region of the Aeromicrobium chenweiae genome encodes:
- the cpaB gene encoding Flp pilus assembly protein CpaB, with protein sequence MKKQYLAVAVAVLLAVLGVAALVSYANGADDRAFEGTEMVPVLRATADVPAGTPVSELSDSLETARVPRAALVPGAVTSLDDLAGQVAVVALVPGDQLSTAKLGAAETVKEDLTLSKGMQELTIPVSGARLVGGAVKAGDRVGVFSSYDGATGNPINNLLVLRVDNGVAGAEDAAGTLVTVAVKTLDAEKLVHTLEFGKIWLSKQNDDTDTRGGKAITSKDVLS encoded by the coding sequence GTGAAGAAGCAATACCTGGCGGTCGCCGTGGCCGTGCTGCTGGCCGTGCTCGGCGTCGCGGCGCTGGTGTCGTACGCGAACGGTGCCGACGACCGTGCGTTCGAGGGCACCGAGATGGTCCCCGTGCTGCGCGCGACCGCCGACGTCCCGGCGGGCACGCCGGTCAGCGAGCTGTCGGACAGCCTGGAGACCGCCCGCGTGCCCCGTGCAGCGCTCGTGCCCGGAGCGGTCACGAGCCTGGACGACCTGGCCGGCCAGGTCGCCGTCGTCGCGCTGGTGCCGGGCGATCAGCTCAGCACCGCCAAGCTCGGCGCGGCCGAGACGGTCAAGGAGGACCTGACGCTCTCCAAGGGCATGCAGGAGCTGACGATCCCCGTCTCCGGTGCCCGCTTGGTCGGTGGGGCGGTGAAGGCCGGGGACCGGGTCGGGGTGTTCTCCAGCTACGACGGGGCCACCGGCAACCCCATCAACAACCTGCTCGTGCTCCGGGTCGACAACGGCGTGGCCGGGGCCGAGGACGCGGCCGGGACCCTTGTGACGGTGGCAGTCAAGACCCTCGACGCCGAGAAGCTCGTCCACACGCTCGAGTTCGGCAAGATCTGGCTGAGCAAGCAGAACGACGACACCGACACCCGCGGTGGCAAGGCGATCACGTCGAAGGACGTCCTGTCATGA
- a CDS encoding AAA family ATPase, translated as MSIALIVGADDETAARMSAAIGHQAVALSVESVSSTSASLLRGLDPVTLPEAIVFSSALPVARSLSMAAEVHAVRPDIDMVLIAAVEKETMLDAMRVGIRDLGASLDDPSVLAGLRDRLDARADAGRAAATSPVAAAAPTEFTSRTITVLSPKGGVGKTSISSNLAVALAREAPMETVLVDLDLQFGDLTTVLDLKPTYTLKDAFGLGARDNLLLKTYLTVHSAGFYVLCGADSPAANDKVTGEQVAQLIRQLQDQFRYVVIDTAAGLDDATLAALECTDDAVIVTTMDVACLRSVQREMQLLTELGLLPASQHVVVNFADKASGLRIKDVEAVLGAPVDVVLPRSKDIPIASNRGVPVLVSSKSGPFVKSIKVLGKRIFTGARVAESRRGHKRLEVV; from the coding sequence ATGAGCATCGCACTGATCGTGGGCGCCGACGACGAGACCGCAGCGCGGATGAGCGCGGCGATCGGCCACCAGGCCGTGGCGCTGTCGGTCGAGTCGGTCTCCAGCACGTCCGCCAGCCTGCTGCGCGGTCTCGACCCCGTGACGCTGCCCGAGGCGATCGTCTTCAGCTCGGCGCTGCCGGTCGCACGGTCGCTGAGCATGGCGGCCGAGGTGCACGCGGTCCGGCCGGACATCGACATGGTGCTGATCGCCGCGGTCGAGAAGGAGACCATGCTCGACGCGATGCGCGTCGGCATCCGCGACCTGGGCGCGTCGCTCGACGACCCGTCGGTGCTGGCGGGCCTGCGGGACCGGCTCGACGCGCGGGCCGACGCCGGTCGCGCCGCAGCGACGTCGCCGGTCGCCGCGGCAGCGCCCACCGAGTTCACGTCGCGGACCATCACCGTGCTGTCGCCGAAGGGCGGGGTCGGCAAGACGAGCATCTCCAGCAACCTCGCCGTCGCCCTGGCCCGGGAGGCGCCGATGGAGACGGTGCTGGTCGACCTCGACCTGCAGTTCGGGGACCTGACGACCGTCCTGGACCTGAAGCCGACGTACACGCTGAAGGACGCGTTCGGTCTGGGCGCACGGGACAACCTGCTGCTGAAGACCTACCTCACCGTCCACTCCGCCGGCTTCTACGTGCTGTGCGGCGCGGACTCCCCGGCGGCGAACGACAAGGTGACCGGGGAGCAGGTGGCGCAGCTGATCCGCCAGCTGCAGGACCAGTTCCGCTACGTGGTCATCGACACCGCGGCGGGCCTGGACGACGCGACCCTCGCGGCCCTGGAGTGCACGGACGACGCGGTCATCGTCACGACGATGGACGTCGCCTGCCTGCGCAGCGTGCAGCGGGAGATGCAGCTGCTGACCGAGCTGGGCCTGCTGCCTGCGTCGCAGCACGTCGTGGTGAACTTCGCCGACAAGGCCTCCGGCCTGCGCATCAAGGACGTCGAGGCCGTGCTGGGTGCGCCGGTCGACGTCGTGCTGCCCCGCAGCAAGGACATCCCGATCGCCTCGAACCGCGGCGTCCCGGTCCTGGTCAGCTCGAAGTCCGGGCCGTTCGTGAAGTCGATCAAGGTCCTCGGCAAGCGCATCTTCACCGGCGCCCGCGTCGCGGAGTCCCGGCGCGGGCACAAGCGGCTGGAGGTCGTGTGA
- a CDS encoding CpaF family protein: MRLSDRLDAIRERTLADLDAPQDEAFDSADAMASVTDGFAEVKARASEALFERLGTRVNDSTLTEGQLHELVRDELGGIVAAETLLTADERRRLMREVQDDAIGLGPLQRMLDDDSITEIMVNTYNQVYVERHGRLQASPARFSSEAHLRRIIERIVAKVGRRIDESSPLVDARLADGSRVNAVIPPLAVDGSSLTIRKFSRNPLSVSDLVGFGTMSEQMAHLLHACVQAKLNILVSGGTGTGKTTLLNVLSGFIPRGERIVTIEDAVELKLQQPHVVRLESRPPNIEGSGEVRIRDLVRNALRMRPDRIVVGECRGGEALDMLQAMNTGHDGSLSTLHANSPRDAMARLETLVLMAGMDLPLRAIREQAASAVDLIVQIGRLRDGSRRITHVTEVHGMENDTIVLQDVFVFDFAAGVDQHGRFLGQALPTGVRPRFSERFDDLGIPFDLASLNVTREA; the protein is encoded by the coding sequence GTGAGGCTCAGCGACCGGCTCGACGCGATCCGCGAGCGGACGCTCGCCGACCTCGACGCCCCTCAGGACGAGGCGTTCGACAGCGCGGACGCGATGGCGTCGGTCACGGACGGCTTCGCGGAGGTCAAGGCGCGGGCCTCGGAGGCGCTCTTCGAGCGGCTCGGCACCCGGGTCAACGACTCGACGTTGACCGAGGGCCAGCTGCACGAGCTCGTGCGGGACGAGCTGGGCGGCATCGTCGCGGCCGAGACCCTGCTGACCGCGGACGAGCGGCGGCGGCTGATGCGGGAGGTCCAGGACGACGCGATCGGTCTCGGCCCGCTGCAGCGCATGCTCGACGACGACTCGATCACCGAGATCATGGTCAACACGTACAACCAGGTCTACGTCGAGCGGCACGGCCGGCTGCAGGCGTCCCCGGCCCGGTTCAGCTCCGAGGCCCACCTGCGGCGCATCATCGAGCGCATCGTCGCGAAGGTCGGCCGCCGGATCGACGAGTCGTCCCCCCTCGTCGACGCGCGACTGGCCGACGGCTCGCGCGTCAACGCGGTCATCCCGCCTCTCGCGGTCGACGGCTCGTCGCTGACCATCCGGAAGTTCTCCCGCAACCCGCTCAGCGTCAGCGACCTGGTCGGCTTCGGCACGATGTCCGAGCAGATGGCGCACCTGCTGCACGCGTGCGTCCAGGCCAAGCTCAACATCCTCGTCAGCGGCGGCACCGGCACCGGCAAGACGACGCTGCTGAACGTGCTGTCGGGGTTCATCCCGCGCGGCGAGCGCATCGTGACGATCGAGGACGCCGTCGAGCTCAAGCTCCAGCAGCCCCACGTCGTCCGGCTGGAGAGCCGCCCACCGAACATCGAGGGCAGCGGCGAGGTGCGCATCCGCGACCTGGTGCGCAACGCGCTGCGCATGCGCCCGGACCGGATCGTGGTGGGGGAGTGCCGCGGCGGCGAGGCCCTCGACATGCTGCAGGCGATGAACACCGGCCACGACGGCTCGCTGTCGACGCTGCACGCCAACTCCCCGCGGGACGCGATGGCGCGCCTGGAGACGCTCGTGCTCATGGCCGGCATGGACCTGCCCCTGCGCGCGATCCGCGAGCAGGCCGCCTCGGCGGTCGACCTGATCGTCCAGATCGGCCGGCTGCGTGACGGCTCGCGCCGGATCACGCACGTCACCGAGGTGCACGGCATGGAGAACGACACGATCGTCCTGCAGGACGTGTTCGTGTTCGACTTCGCCGCAGGGGTCGACCAGCACGGCCGGTTCCTGGGCCAGGCCCTGCCGACCGGTGTGCGTCCCCGCTTCAGCGAGCGGTTCGACGACCTCGGCATCCCGTTCGACCTGGCCAGCCTCAACGTGACCAGGGAGGCCTGA